A part of Leifsonia xyli subsp. xyli str. CTCB07 genomic DNA contains:
- a CDS encoding DUF2520 domain-containing protein encodes MTPTSTRSGRLGVGIVGGGHVGPVLGAALAGAGHAIVGVSAVSEPSRERVEAMLPGVPLLDVPTLIERSELVVLAVPDQELPALVAGLAATGTWQPGQIVLHTAPGHGVCVLRPAAVVGVIPLAVHPALAFTGTSLDLARLTESYFAVTAPAPVLPIGQALVVEMGGEPVVVAEEDRAAYAEAIATATSFSLSIVGQSTVILRGIGVESPGSFLSSLVRSAVDNALTRAGTASALEVSDMLGELAGDPEDEGGLPESHGG; translated from the coding sequence GTGACCCCCACTTCCACCCGTTCGGGACGTCTCGGCGTCGGTATCGTCGGCGGCGGGCATGTCGGCCCCGTGTTGGGCGCCGCTCTCGCCGGAGCCGGGCACGCGATCGTCGGGGTGTCTGCGGTGTCCGAGCCCAGCCGCGAACGCGTCGAGGCGATGCTCCCCGGGGTTCCCCTCCTGGATGTGCCGACGCTGATCGAGCGCAGCGAACTCGTCGTGCTCGCGGTGCCGGACCAGGAACTGCCCGCGCTCGTCGCCGGACTCGCCGCGACCGGGACATGGCAGCCCGGGCAGATCGTGCTGCACACCGCACCCGGCCACGGGGTCTGCGTACTCCGCCCGGCTGCGGTGGTGGGGGTCATCCCGCTCGCCGTCCACCCGGCCCTGGCGTTCACCGGAACCAGTCTGGATCTCGCGCGCCTCACCGAGAGCTATTTCGCCGTGACTGCTCCGGCCCCGGTGCTGCCGATCGGGCAGGCGCTCGTGGTCGAGATGGGCGGTGAGCCCGTGGTCGTCGCGGAGGAGGATCGCGCGGCTTACGCGGAGGCGATTGCGACCGCGACCTCGTTCTCTTTGTCCATCGTCGGGCAGTCGACGGTGATTCTGCGGGGCATCGGCGTCGAGAGTCCGGGATCGTTCCTCAGCTCCCTCGTGCGGTCGGCGGTGGACAATGCGTTGACGCGAGCGGGGACGGCGTCCGCGCTGGAGGTGAGCGACATGCTGGGCGAACTCGCCGGTGACCCGGAGGACGAGGGCGGTCTGCCCGAATCGCACGGGGGCTGA
- the lysS gene encoding lysine--tRNA ligase, with amino-acid sequence MTDTPTETPELTDEEISEQKAVRLGKRERLIAGAGDLGGGAYPVRLPVTTTIPEVREKWGHLAADEVSAETVGVAGRVVFLRNTGKLCFAVLQSGDGSRIQAMVSLAEVGEESLARWKEFVDLGDHVFVSGEVISSRRGELSIMAVGWQIASKAILPLPNLHNELSEETRVRSRYLDLIARDRARRNVLDRAAAVASLRTTFADSGFIEVETPMLQVMHGGASARPFVTHSNAFDTELFLRIAPELYLKRAVVGGIDRVFEINRNFRNEGADSTHLPEFAMLEAYQAYGDYNTIADLTQALIQNAAVAVSGSHVVTWADGTEYDLSGDWDRIRMYDSLSEALGEEITPETPLQRLRELAAEAGVEIEHPLPGKYVEELWEHHVKSGLVRPTFVMDFPVDTSPLVRVHRSLPGVVEKWDLYMRGFELATGYSELVDPVVQRERFVEQARLAAAGDDEAMRLDEEFLRALEFGMPPTGGMGMGIDRLLMALTGLGIRETILFPLVK; translated from the coding sequence ATGACCGATACGCCGACGGAAACCCCTGAGCTCACCGACGAGGAGATCAGCGAGCAGAAGGCCGTCCGGCTCGGCAAGCGCGAGCGGCTCATCGCCGGTGCCGGCGACCTCGGTGGCGGTGCGTACCCGGTACGGCTCCCGGTGACGACGACGATTCCGGAGGTACGCGAGAAGTGGGGGCACCTCGCCGCGGACGAGGTCTCTGCGGAGACCGTGGGTGTCGCGGGTCGCGTCGTCTTCCTCCGGAACACCGGCAAGCTGTGCTTCGCTGTGCTTCAGTCGGGAGACGGTTCGCGCATTCAGGCGATGGTGTCGCTGGCCGAGGTCGGCGAGGAGTCGCTGGCGCGCTGGAAGGAGTTCGTGGACCTGGGCGATCATGTCTTCGTCTCGGGCGAGGTCATCTCCAGCCGTCGTGGCGAGCTGTCGATCATGGCCGTGGGCTGGCAGATCGCCTCGAAGGCGATCCTCCCGCTCCCGAACCTCCACAATGAGCTGAGCGAAGAGACGCGCGTTCGCTCCCGTTACCTCGACCTGATCGCGCGCGATCGAGCCCGCCGGAACGTCCTCGATCGCGCCGCCGCCGTGGCGAGCCTCCGCACGACCTTCGCCGACAGCGGTTTTATCGAGGTCGAGACCCCGATGCTGCAGGTCATGCACGGCGGTGCCTCGGCCCGTCCGTTCGTGACCCACTCGAACGCCTTCGACACGGAGCTCTTTCTCCGCATCGCGCCGGAGCTCTACCTCAAGCGCGCCGTCGTCGGCGGCATCGACCGGGTGTTCGAGATCAACCGTAACTTCCGCAACGAGGGAGCGGATTCCACGCACTTGCCGGAGTTCGCCATGCTTGAGGCGTACCAGGCGTACGGCGACTACAACACCATCGCCGACCTGACGCAGGCGCTCATCCAGAACGCGGCGGTCGCCGTCTCCGGTTCGCATGTCGTCACCTGGGCAGACGGGACCGAGTACGACCTCAGCGGCGACTGGGACCGCATCCGGATGTACGACAGCCTCTCGGAGGCGCTCGGCGAGGAGATCACCCCGGAGACCCCGCTGCAGCGGCTGCGCGAGCTTGCGGCCGAGGCCGGTGTCGAGATCGAGCACCCACTGCCCGGCAAGTACGTGGAGGAACTCTGGGAGCATCATGTCAAGAGCGGGCTCGTCCGCCCGACGTTTGTCATGGACTTCCCTGTGGACACCAGCCCGCTCGTGCGTGTACACCGTTCGCTCCCGGGCGTTGTCGAGAAGTGGGACCTCTACATGCGCGGCTTCGAGCTGGCTACCGGCTACTCGGAACTGGTGGATCCGGTCGTCCAGCGCGAACGCTTTGTCGAGCAGGCGCGATTGGCCGCTGCGGGCGACGACGAGGCGATGCGCCTGGACGAGGAGTTCCTTCGCGCGCTCGAGTTCGGGATGCCGCCCACCGGCGGGATGGGAATGGGCATCGACCGCTTGCTGATGGCCCTGACCGGCCTCGGCATTCGTGAGACCATCCTGTTCCCGCTCGTCAAGTAG
- the panC gene encoding pantoate--beta-alanine ligase codes for MTTVVTVIACLREILSTARRTAVAEGASDAPASRVVLVPTMGALHEGHVRLVNHARDLGGIVVVSIFVNPLQFGPGEDLDRYPRTLDADVALLDGLADVVFAPAAAEMYPQGESSTRVTAGAVGGLFEGASRPGHFDGMLTVVAKLFGIAQPDVAVFGQKDAQQVHLVGRMVDDLNLPVTIAVVDTVREPDGLALSSRNRYLDADARAAAATLSRALADGVAACAGGAAAVLTAARVRVEAEPVVRLDYLVIVDQGTFREVAPNYHGPAFLLIAARVGSTRLIDNERITLP; via the coding sequence ATGACCACTGTCGTGACCGTCATCGCCTGCCTCCGCGAGATTCTCAGCACTGCCCGGCGGACTGCGGTCGCTGAGGGGGCGTCCGATGCGCCGGCCAGTCGTGTGGTGCTCGTGCCGACGATGGGTGCGCTGCACGAGGGACACGTGCGGTTGGTGAACCACGCTCGCGATCTTGGGGGGATCGTGGTGGTCTCGATCTTCGTGAACCCCCTGCAATTCGGGCCGGGGGAGGATCTCGACCGCTACCCGCGCACACTGGATGCGGATGTCGCCCTGCTGGACGGGCTGGCAGACGTCGTGTTCGCCCCGGCCGCAGCGGAGATGTACCCACAGGGCGAATCTTCGACGCGCGTGACCGCCGGAGCGGTCGGCGGCCTGTTCGAGGGCGCCTCGCGGCCGGGGCATTTCGACGGAATGCTGACTGTCGTCGCCAAACTCTTCGGGATCGCGCAGCCGGATGTCGCTGTGTTCGGCCAGAAGGACGCGCAGCAGGTGCATCTCGTCGGCCGGATGGTCGACGATCTGAACCTCCCGGTGACCATTGCCGTGGTCGATACGGTGCGGGAGCCGGACGGCCTCGCGCTGTCCAGCCGGAACCGGTATCTGGACGCCGACGCCCGCGCTGCGGCGGCGACACTGTCGCGTGCGCTGGCCGACGGCGTCGCGGCCTGCGCGGGCGGAGCGGCGGCGGTGCTCACCGCGGCCCGTGTACGCGTGGAAGCCGAACCAGTCGTTAGGCTGGACTATCTCGTGATCGTCGACCAGGGCACCTTCCGCGAGGTCGCGCCGAATTACCACGGGCCGGCATTTCTCCTGATCGCCGCGCGTGTCGGATCGACCCGGTTGATCGACAACGAGCGGATTACGCTGCCCTGA
- a CDS encoding cytochrome c oxidase assembly protein, whose amino-acid sequence MIAAAATLYLSGVVRLRRNGHRWPFRLTSAFLFLGLGSYAVVSFGFLGSESTNLRWAFSTRIALLLFVVPGLLAIGRPVALARAALGGRGRERTARAMRSRPVRLFGNAIFAPAFACAVFLVFLTPVAAILRSSPWSEWTIAVLTPLAGLLLVLPIAAHSLVRTGFFVTVEFLLAFVELLLDAIPGLLLRLNDSVLDHAPAIAGRMPFWFPTPLHDQHLSGDFLWFIAEIADVPILVLLFVRWMRLDRREGRRLDELTDEEMAELTRVHLENRC is encoded by the coding sequence ATGATCGCGGCGGCTGCGACGCTCTACCTCTCGGGGGTGGTGCGGCTCCGGCGGAACGGACATCGCTGGCCGTTCCGGCTCACAAGCGCGTTCCTCTTCCTGGGGCTCGGGTCCTATGCGGTCGTCTCGTTCGGCTTCCTCGGCTCCGAGAGCACCAACCTCCGCTGGGCTTTCAGCACGCGGATCGCTCTGCTGCTCTTCGTCGTCCCGGGGCTGCTCGCGATCGGCCGGCCGGTCGCACTGGCGCGCGCTGCGCTCGGCGGCCGCGGCCGGGAGCGCACGGCCCGGGCGATGCGCTCCCGGCCGGTCCGGCTGTTCGGCAACGCGATCTTCGCGCCCGCCTTCGCGTGCGCCGTGTTCCTGGTGTTCCTGACCCCGGTCGCCGCGATTCTGCGCAGTTCTCCCTGGTCCGAGTGGACCATCGCTGTTCTGACGCCGCTCGCCGGTCTGCTGCTCGTCCTGCCGATCGCCGCGCACTCGCTGGTCCGCACGGGATTCTTCGTGACAGTCGAGTTCCTGCTGGCGTTCGTGGAGCTACTGCTCGATGCGATCCCCGGACTCCTCCTGCGGCTGAACGACAGCGTTCTCGACCACGCCCCGGCGATCGCCGGACGGATGCCGTTCTGGTTCCCCACTCCGCTGCACGATCAGCACCTGTCCGGGGACTTCCTGTGGTTCATCGCGGAGATCGCGGATGTCCCGATCCTGGTGCTGCTTTTCGTGCGGTGGATGCGCCTCGACCGCCGCGAAGGCCGTCGGCTCGACGAACTGACCGACGAGGAGATGGCGGAGCTGACCCGGGTACACCTCGAGAATCGCTGCTGA